The proteins below come from a single Aegilops tauschii subsp. strangulata cultivar AL8/78 chromosome 6, Aet v6.0, whole genome shotgun sequence genomic window:
- the LOC109742696 gene encoding G-type lectin S-receptor-like serine/threonine-protein kinase SD2-5 — protein MGPAILFFLGLAAIAPSLLLAAQTLGGYSMAKPSTIWINNDVFFESRNRYSRDIVAIAQSQAHSGIASYIAAGFFCVSSSMFPCKEFLFAVSIAAPIDTISSIHNSQIVWSANQACPVGENATLEFTSDGNLVLCDADGGYVWSSNSSDRSVTRMVLTKFGNLVLLNHMNAIVWQSFDHPTDTLVLGQSLAKGMRLTANTSATNTIERENQLYITVLPDGLYAYVGSTPPQLYFSYIYSSLVDHMEENDLQKVTFMNGNLSMSNMNDSISLPAAKSTQYLRLDSDGHMRLYEYELYDEKWTVVHDVMRINDCAYPTVCGEYGICTRGQCGCPVDNNSSSRYFKLLDEWKPNLGCAPITPISCQEIEHHQLLTIPNISYFDQNPTVVNATSVDDCKQACLKNCSCMAVLFREGECVWVTKVFSLQSIQPTNVLYNSSAYLKVQLSPSRENKMKALLSATLGAITALILIFIIFTLYLQRRKHEDKDEEFDFSQLPGMPTRFSLETLSECTEGFNKKLGEGGFGSVFEGKLGEIRVAVKRLEGARQGKKEFLAEVETIGNIEHINLVNLIGFCVEKSERLLVYEYMSRGSLDRWIFYSHNNAPLDWSTRCRIIMDIAKGLCYLHEQCRRKIAHLDIKPQNILLDENFNAKVADFGLCKLINRDQSKVVTVMRGTPGYLAPEWLTSRITEKVDVYSFGVVIMEIVSGRKNIDNSQPEEDVQLINLLREKAQNEQLIDLIDKHSGDMVSYQEEVVQMMKLAIWCLQHDSIQRPSMSLVIKACSMYENIEPYSGNPSYSYHMILWGWYNI, from the exons ATGGGTCCTGCAATTCTCTTCTTCCTCGGGCTTGCAGCTATAGCACCATCGTTACTCTTGGCGGCACAAACCTTGGGGGGCTATTCCATGGCCAAACCCTCAACAATTTGGATCAACAACGATGTTTTCTTTGAAAGTCGCAACCGCTACAGCCGTGACATCGTCGCCATAGCACAATCACAAGCTCACTCTGGCATTGCATCTTATATTGCCGCAGGGTTCTTTTGTGTCTCCTCTTCCATGTTCCCATGCAAGGAGTTCCTCTTTGCGGTATCCATTGCAGCACCCATTGACACCATCAGCAGCATTCATAATTCCCAAATAGTTTGGTCAGCGAATCAGGCTTGCCCTGTCGGAGAGAATGCCACCCTTGAGTTTACCTCGGATGGAAATTTGGTCCTCTGTGATGCTGACGGTGGCTACGTCTGGTCAAGCAATAGCTCCGACCGATCTGTTACTCGCATGGTGTTAACCAAGTTTGGCAATCTGGTGCTGCTTAATCACATGAATGCAATTGTGTGGCAATCATTTGATCATCCTACAGATACATTGGTCCTCGGACAGTCGCTTGCCAAAGGTATGAGGCTCACAGCAAACACTTCTGCAACAAATACTATCGAGAGAGAGAATCAGTTATATATCACTGTACTCCCAGATGGATTATATGCTTATGTTGGATCCACGCCACCACAACTCTACTTTTCATATATTTATTCGTCTCTGGTTGACCACATGGAAGAAAATGATCTACAGAAGGTTACGTTCATGAATGGAAACCTCAGCATGTCAAATATGAATGATAGCATCTCATTGCCAGCAGCAAAATCCACCCAGTATTTGAGATTAGATTCAGATGGACACATGAGGTTGTATGAGTATGAATTGTATGATGAAAAATGGACTGTCGTGCATGATGTAATGCGAATCAATGATTGTGCTTACCCAACAGTTTGCGGGGAATATGGTATATGTACTAGGGGGCAATGTGGTTGTCCCGTTGATAATAATTCAAGTTCAAGGTACTTTAAGCTGCTGGATGAATGGAAGCCAAACCTTGGTTGTGCACCGATAACTCCAATATCTTGTCAAGAAATAGAACACCATCAATTATTGACCATTCCGAACATTTCTTACTTCGATCAAAACCCCACAGTTGTGAATGCAACAAGCGTCGATGACTGTAAGCAAGCCTGCTTGAAGAACTGCTCATGCATGGCCGTTCTGTTCAGAGAAGGAGAATGCGTGTGGGTAACGAAGGTCTTCTCCTTGCAATCAATACAACCTACAAATGTTCTTTACAACTCCTCAGCTTACCTCAAGGTGCAGCTTAGCCCCTCCAGGGAAAACAAAATGAAGGCGCTGTTAAGTGCTACACTTGGTGCTATTACTGCTCTAATATTAATTTTCATTATTTTCACTCTTTACCTACAAAGGAGGAAGCATGAAGACAAAGACGAAGAATTTGATTTCAGTCAATTGCCTGGAATGCCAACGAGGTTTTCTCTTGAGACACTGAGTGAATGCACAGAAGGATTCAATAAGAAACTTGGAGAAGGTGGGTTTGGGTCGGTTTTTGAAGGGAAATTAGGTGAAATAAGAGTTGCAGTGAAACGTTTGGAAGGTGCTAGACAAGGAAAGAAAGAATTCTTGGCAGAGGTCGAGACTATTGGCAACATCGAACACATTAATCTTGTCAACCtgattgggttttgtgttgagaAGTCTGAGAGGCTTCTGGTTTATGAATATATGTCAAGAGGCTCGCTTGATAGGTGGATTTTTTATTCCCATAACAATGCCCCTCTTGATTGGTCGACTCGGTGTAGGATAATTATGGATATTGCCAAAGGCCTATGCTATCTTCATGAGCAGTGCAGGCGAAAAATTGCTCATTTGGATATCAAGCCACAAAATATTCTCTTGGATGAAAACTTCAATGCCAAAGTCGCTGATTTTGGACTGTGTAAGTTAATAAATAGGGACCAAAGCAAGGTAGTGACTGTGATGAGAGGAACACCTGGATATCTGGCACCCGAATGGTTGACGTCGCGGATCACTGAAAAAGTTGATGTCTACAGCTTTGGAGTTGTCATCATGGAAATAGTAAGTGGAAGAAAAAATATTGACAACTCTCAACCCGAGGAGGACGTTCAGCTTATAAATCTATTGCGAGAAAAGGCTCAAAATGAGCAATTGATTGATTTGATTGATAAGCATAGTGGTGATATGGTTTCATACCAGGAGGAAGTGGTTCAAATGATGAAGCTCGCAATATGGTGCCTGCAACATGATAGCATTCAAAGGCCATCAATGTCACTCGTAATTAAG GCTTGTTCGATGTACGAGAACATCGAGCCTTACTCAGGCAACCCCTCCTACAGCTACCATATGATATTGTGGGGGTGGTATAACATCTAG